The genome window CAATTCAGATTTTCCCCGCATGCCCACATAAATAAAGACACCTGAAACAGGAAGCAGCCGCTCTTCTCCCGTTTGTACCTGTTTAATTTCAAGCCCTTTTACTTCTGAATCTCCCACAATTCTTAAGGGAACATGATTAAGGACAAACTCTATTTTCTCATTGGCAAATGCCCGTTCCTGAATGATTTTTTCAGCCCGCAGGGCATCACGCCGATGAATAATATAGACCTTACGGGCAAATCTGGTCAGGAAGAGGGATTCTTCAATGGCAGCATTGCCGCCACCGATAACAGCGATATCCAGATCACGGTAAAAGGCACCATCGCAGGTGGCACAATAGGATACCCCGCCACCTTTCATCTCCTCTTCCCCGGGAATTCCCAACGTTGCCCATTGGGTGCCAGTAGCGACAATAACAGTTTTGGCGGATATCTGTCCATCCGGAGACAAAGTTATCTCAAAACCGGGATTTTTAGGAATAATCCTGTTTGCCTGCTGAAATTGGCGAACTTCAAGGCCGAACTTCTTGGCCTGGGCCTCAAATAATGGTCCCATACTGGCACCGACCAGCGGTTCCGTAAAACCCGGGTAATTTTCCACCAGTTCAGTCGAGGCGGTTTGCCCTCCCATCATCATTCCTTCCAGTAGTACGGTATTCAATCGTGCCCGCGAGGCATACAGTCCGGCAGTAAGACCGGCAGGTCCTCCACCAATAATAACCACATCATAATCAAACATGTATTCAGACCTCCTTAGAGTTCATGGGATTAAAAAATTATGGCAGTCAACTTCCTTTAATCTAAAATTTTTCTGCTGGTAAATAAAACTTCTTTCTTTAAGCTCATTATTCAGCCGGGGACTTTCAAACCGCAGGGACAACTTCGCCGCCGGGCAAAGAATTTCCAGCCTTTGGGGAAATATTCTCCCCTCCTTAGCAGTAACAAAATCGTCATAGGTCACATGCCATTCAGTACCATCAGAAAAGTGGATGATCTTTCCGGCAGGCATTATACCGTCTTCAGCAACCAGATATTGAGTGCGAGTAACCGGCAGATTAGCCATTCCCGGATCAGTTCCGTGTTCAGTTTTCATGAGCATGGGTGGTGGTTTGGAAATCAACTGCAGCCAGGAAGCCATTAATTCAATATATGTCCACCACTTATTATGCTGAGCACATGAACCCGTTGGTATTCCCATCCCCAGATCACCATGATAGGTAATCTGACCTTTACTATCTGAAAGCCAGAACTCACGGTCAACAATCAGCAACTGCCAG of Pseudomonadota bacterium contains these proteins:
- the trxB gene encoding thioredoxin-disulfide reductase, whose product is MFDYDVVIIGGGPAGLTAGLYASRARLNTVLLEGMMMGGQTASTELVENYPGFTEPLVGASMGPLFEAQAKKFGLEVRQFQQANRIIPKNPGFEITLSPDGQISAKTVIVATGTQWATLGIPGEEEMKGGGVSYCATCDGAFYRDLDIAVIGGGNAAIEESLFLTRFARKVYIIHRRDALRAEKIIQERAFANEKIEFVLNHVPLRIVGDSEVKGLEIKQVQTGEERLLPVSGVFIYVGMRGKSELLEGLTSMDDRGFIPAGEDTITDCPGLFAAGDIRQKPLRQIVTAVADGAVAAVQAEKFIEANF